The genome window TCCTGAGGATTTTGCCAGTCAAAGCCTACTTTTGACATTCTTTTCTGAACTTTTACAGCTCTCATTAATGCTGGCATCCTTGACGGAATACCTTCCAGAATAGATTTCCTTTTTTTCTCTTTTTGTTTAATCATCTCCCATTTTTTTAGATGGTCTTCACCTTCTAATTCCTCATATTTCTGGTCTCCAAATACATGGGGATGTCTTCGGATAAGTTTATCAATTAAAGAGTTTATAACATCATTTATATCAAACTTGCCTTCGTCCTTTTTAATCTGTGCATGGAAAACAACCTGTAAAAGCAAGTCTCCAAGCTCTTCAATCATAGCATCTGTATCATCTTTTTCTATAGCCTCAAAGAGTTCATAAGCCTCTTCTATAAGATTATTTTTTATAGACTGGCTTGTTTGCTCCTTATCCCATGGGCATTCTTTTCTTAGCCTTGCCATTATATCCACAAGTTTTTGAAAATTTTTTCCTTCCTCTCTACACTCCATCTACAGCCTCCCTCAGTGTTAGAATATTTAAGCAATATAATATATGCCTCAGGAGAAAAAAATGAAAAATGTTATAGAAGTTAATCATCCTATATTAAAAAATCTTATAACAAAACTTAGGGATAATAATACCAAACCGTATAATTTCCGTGAGTTTATCTCAGAAATTGCCAGAATTTTGCTATTTGAGGCTCTAAAAAATGAGCCTTTAGTGGAAAAAGAAGTAGATATATGGATTGGAAAAGGTAGATTTCCTGCCCTTCAGGAAGAAAAATATGTGTTTATTCCTATTTTAAGGGCTGGTCTTCCTATGCTTGATGGGGTTTTGAAGGTTATCCCTGAGGCTGTTTCAGGATTTCTGGCAATTAAAAGGAATGAGGAAACACTTGAAAGTGTCCTTTACTATGACCGTGTTCCTCAGCTTAATGGGAAAATAGCAATAATACTTGACCCTATGGTTGCTACAGGTGGTTCTCTGGATTATGCGATATCTGTAATAAAAGAAAAAAATCCAGAAAAAATAATTTCTCTAAATATAATTGGTGCTCCTGAAGGGTTGCAAAAAGTATCACAGAACCATCCAGATATAACCATTTATATAGCTCAGATAGATGAAAGACTAAACGATAAAGGATACATAATTCCAGGTCTTGGGGATGCAGGGGACAGGGCATATAACACTTAGCCCTCTTTCCCCTGTGAACCAATTCTTTTACTTCTTTCCATAGCCTGTTGTGACAGGTATTCCAGACCAAATTTTTTCAGGTTTTCATATTCTGTGTTAAATGTATCGTAATGTCTTTCTTCATCCATTATTACTGCTTCAAAAATCTGCTTTGTTCCTGCATCTCTGTTGTTAGAGGCTTCCACTGCAAATTCGTTATACATATCTACTGCTTCTTCCTCTGCATTCATAGCCCACTTGAGCATTTCTTCAGGGTCTCTGATATGTTCTATATCTTTGGCTGGTTTCATCTCTATCTCTCCACCAAGGAATAGAATTCTTTCTGCAAATCTTTCTGTGTGAAGCATTTCATCAATGGCTGTTTTTTTGAATATTGCCGCCAGTAAATCATATCCAAGGTCATCCAATACAAAATGGAAATACATATATTGGTGAATTGCCGTTAGTTCTTCAGCAATAGCTTTGTTTAATAGTTCCACAGATTTTTCCCTGTTCATAATACTACCCTCCTATTTTTCTAATAACAATAATGATTACTGATTGTAAAGTCAATATCTATCCAAGATGTTTTTATCTTTTTACCTTTCTGCGAACGGCTACGATGAATTGGTAGATTAGAAAACCTGATGCTACTGTATATATGAAAAGAAATAAAATTATCCATAAATTACTTTCATTAAATTCTCCTTTTATGGTTTTTGTAATTTCTGCTATGTTTTTAACTGACAATAAAAATGGAGATAATATGAGTTCCAAAATTTTGAAATAAAGTTTTACTGCTTCCCACATTGCAGTTAAAAATCCTTTTTCATAAGACCAGTATGTTTTTTCAGCACAGACTTTAAATTCCTCAAACATACAGTAATAGTAATTTCTTTGGAATATAAACGAAGTTATAAAAGAAATTGTAAATAACCACATTAAAGGTTTAGTCCAGCTTTGACCGAAGTTTGAAACCCATTTGTGAATTGTAAAAACAAGTCTTTCTTGCCAATTATCTTTTGTCCATCCTTGTTGCTCAAAATATTTTTCATAGGCTTTCATTTCTAATGCATAAAATTTGTTAGCAGTTATATGGTCTTCTTGTTTATCTAATGCAAGTTTTAATTGTCTGTAAACATCACGAAGTTCTATTATTTTTTCTTCTTTTAAAGTTTCTAATTTTTTATGGCTAAGGTATGCCTCAACTCTCAATCTTAAGCTTCTATCAATTAAATTTTCCTTTGTAAGTTCATTATTAGTAATTTTCTCTTTTAATTCATCTATTTTAGTTTCTACTTCATCATCTGATGATATATATGGTCTTATTAAATTTTTTAAAGGAATCCATTTCTCTTCTATATTTATTCTTTCTTCTGAAACGTCTCCCCAATGAATATTATTTAAAATACAATTATCAAAAGAAACATTTCTGAATACTATATCTTTTGCTTCTGTTAAGTCTAAATTATTAAAGTCAAAATTTTTTAAAGAGGTATTTGTAATTTTTAATAGATTTTTTACTTTTACCCCGTAAAATCGTATAGTTTCTGAATAGTTATAAATCGAATTTATAATTAAATTTTGAATTTCAACCTTATTTTCTTTATTGTCGTAATATCCATAAACTAAAAATTTAGCTTCTTTATCAAACTCAGATTCACTTAAATCAAAATTATCATAAAACTTACAACCGTAGATTTTTACACTATCTTTAAATTTACATCCTATAAAATCCGCTTTTTTATAAAATAAAGTCTCATAGCATAAAAAGTAAGGTATATAACTATAAGATATATTGAAATCTCCAAAAAACTTGCACTCACTAAAGTCTACTCTGTTCTTAAAAATTACTCTCAACAAATGAAATTTATCAAGAAACTTAGAATGCCAAAAATCAACAGGACTTTCAAACTTTAAACTTTCACCATGATACCAGAAATTTAAGTTTTTATCAGCTTTTAAAATACTTATTTTTTCTTCTTCTTTGTTTATTGTTTGAATTATACTTTTATCAAGCTTTCCAAGATAAACATCATAAAAATATTCTTCAAAGCAAGGAAATACGAACCCCCTAAAATCATAAAAAAGTTCATCTTCTTTTAATTTAAAAAAATATCTTATACAAAACTTTTTATTTTTGTCTTTTTCATTTTCTTTTTCTTCAAACTCTTTTTGAGTTTCTTCCGGTAGTAGCTGTTTTAATTGTTCCCATTTTTCTTCCTCTGTCCCTTCAAAATTATCCCACTTTTTTTTATAATCCACCGCAAATCTGTAAGCCCTTATTCTTCCCCAAAATTCATTAACTAAATTCCCATTCCACTTTTCATTATAATTTCCCATCCAGATTTCGTTTTCTTTTTTGCAGTGGAAAATGCAGGTTCCATAAACTACCGTATCCTTATTTATTTCTTTCGGTACAAAAACAACAACAGGTTCTATAACGTTTCTTCCTATCTCTTTACAAATTCTACATTCATGATTTTCTAAATAAATGACTGAATAACTCAAACTCCCTTCCCCAAAAGGTTAAGAAAATCTACTATTATTTTAGTATATTTTGCAAACTTAAACTCTTACCCTTTCCTGCAGGTATTTCTTCAAAAATCTGCCTGTGTGGGAGTTTGGATTATTTGCGACTTGTTCTGGGGTTCCTGTGGCTACAATCTGACCGCCTCTTTCTCCTCCTTCTGGTCCCAAATCTATTATCCAGTCTGCATTTTTTATAACATCAAGGTTGTGTTCTATCACTACAACGGTGTTTCCTTTTTCCACCAGTTTGTTTAGAACCCTTATCAGCTTTTCAACATCGTGGGAGTGTAGTCCTGTTGTTGGCTCATCAAGAAGATAAAGAGTTCTTCCTGTGTCCCTTTTTGAAAGCTCTCTTGTCAGTTTTATCCTCTGAGCCTCTCCACCAGACAGGGTTGTTGCAGGCTGTCCAAGTTTTATGTAATCAAGTCCAACATCGTATAAAACCTGTAGCTTGTTTCTTATTGAAGGAACATTTTGGAAGAATTCAAGGGCTTCTGCAACAGTCATATCCAGGACATCTGCTATGTTCTTCCCTTTATATTCAACAGCAAGGGTTTCTTTGTTGTATCTTTTGCCCTGACATACCTCGCAGGTTACATAAACATCAGGTAAGAAATGCATCTCTATTTTTACAACTCCATCCCCTTTGCATGCTTCACATCTACCACCTTTGACATTGAAGGAAAACCTTCCCGGTGTGTATCCTCTTATCTTTGCCTCTGGTGTTGCAGCAAAAAGGGCTCTTATATTGTCAAAAACCTTTGTGTATGTTGCAGGATTTGAACGGGGAGTTCTGCCTATTGGAGACTGGTCAACATTTATAACCTTGTCTATATGTTCCCAGCCTTCTATTTTTTTGTGTTTTCCTACGTATTCATTCCTGTGGTGAAATCTGTTTTTAGCAGCCTGCCAGAGAATATCGTAAATAAGAGTAGATTTTCCGCTACCTGAAACACCTGTAATGGCGACAAACAGACCAAGTGGTATCTCAACATCTATATTTTTTAGGTTATGCTCTGAGGCTCCTCTGATAACAAGCTTTTTCTCAGGGGCTGGAGTTCTTCTTTTTTCTGGAACAGGTATAGTCAGTTTTCCACTGAGATATTTACCTGTCAGAGAGTTTTCATTTTCCATTATCTCCTCAGGAGTTCCCATAGCCACAACTTCACCACCATAAACACCACTTCCGGGACCCATATCAATGATAATATCCGCTTCTTCTATTGTTTCTGGGTCATGTTCCACAACTATTACTGTGTTATCTAAGTCCCTTAGCTCTTTTAGTGTGTTAATCAGCTTTGCTGTATCCCTTGGGTGAAGTCCAATAGAGGGCTCATCAAGGACATATAAAACACCGCTTAGCTTTGAACCTATCTGGGTTGCAAGTCTTATTCTCTGTGCTTCTCCTCCTGAAAGGGTGGTTGCTGAACGCTCAAGGGTTAGATAATCAAGTCCTACATTTAGCAGAAAACCAAGTCTTTCTTTGATTTCCTTTATGATTTTTTCGGCAATTATTCTGTCCTTCTGGGACATTGGAGAGTTTTCAAATTCTGTAAAGAAATCATAAGCCTGCTGTATGTTCATTCTGACAACATCCCAGATTGATTTTCCGTTTATCAGGACGTATAAAGCCTCTCTCCTCAGTCTTGCCCCATGGCAGACTGGACAGGTAACCTCTCTTATATATTTCTCAAGCTCTTCCCTCTGTTTTTCGTTGTCTGTTTCAAGATATTTCCTTTCAAGGTGAGGGATTATCTCAAGTAGAAGGTCTTCTTTTACCTCTTCGGGAAGGTCTTTAAACTTTGTATATTTGTTTATCCCGTGATAGTAGAGGATATCAAAAATCATTCCTTTTATATATTTGAAATAAAAGCTGTCTGTTATTCTGAAAGCCTCTATAACTGACCTGTTGTAATCAACAAGGGCATCAACGTCTATCTTGTGGATAACACCAAGTCCTTTACATTCAGGGCATGCTCCGTAAGGACTGTTAAATGAGAAAAGTCTTGGTGAAAGCTCTGCAATGGAAAATCCATGTTCAGGACAGGCAAATTTTTCACTAAATAGATAATCTTTCCCTTCTGACAGATTATTCACAACAACAAGACCATCCCCAAGTCTTAAAGCCTGTTCTATGCTATCAACGAGCCTTGTTCTTATGCCTTCTTTCAGGACTATTCTATCAACAACAACCTCTATTGTGTGCTTTTTGTTTTTTTCCAGCTTTGGAACATCCTCAACCATATATATTTCTCCGTCAACTCTGACACGGGGATATCCCATTCTGTTGATTTTTTCAAAAATATCCTTATGCTCACCTTTTTTACCTCTTATAATAGGGGCTAATATCTGGAGTTTTGTTCCTTCTGGGAATTTTAAAATTTGGTCTGCGATTTCTTCTGGAGACTGTGATGCAATAAGATTATTACACTCAGGACAGTGGGGCTTTCCTACCCTTGCAAATAAAAGTCTAAGATAGTCATAAATTTCTGTTACTGTCCCAACTGTTGAACGGGGATTTTTTGAGGTTGTTTTCTGGTCTATTGCTATCGCAGGGGAAAGTCCATCTATGCTGTCAACATCAGGTTTTTCCATCAGCCCCAAAAACTGCCTTGCATAAGCAGAAAGGCTCTCAACATATCTTCTCTGCCCTTCTGCGTATATGGTGTCAAATGCAAGTGATGATTTTCCTGAGCCTGAGGGTCCTGTTATTACAATCAGTTTATTTTTTGGTATCTCAAGGTCTATATTTTTTAAATTATGCTGCCTTGCTCCATGAATTATTATCTTATCCATTAAAACCTCCAAAAAGTTCTGAAAATATAAATGATACAACAAGTTATAAAATTTGAGGTTATTATCAAGGAGAAAAAGAAATACTAAAGGCTTCTTATAGATTAGAGATAAAGGTTTCCCTTACAGAGAAAAAACACTAAACATTTTTACCTTCCATATACTCCCAAAAGATATGTTTGGGAAAGTATATGCCCTTCCATAGCATATCTTACATCTTCTTTTGTTGCTCCCGGGGGAAGTCCTAAGGTTGGTATATCTATGGCATATATTCTGATAAAATACCTGTGGGGCATACCTCGTGGAGGACAGGGACCGTTATACCCTATTTTTCCAAAATCATTTATACCCTGTTTTATTATCCCATTAACAACAGGTAATTTAGGTAAATTTTCTGGAAGATTTGTCATGTAATAAGGAATATCATAAACTATCCAGTGGACAAAAACCCCAAATGGAGCATCAGGGTCTTCCATTATAATAACAAAGCTTTGAGTTCCAGGTGGAAAATCTCCCCAATAAAGTCCCGGGGAGATATCATCCCCATCACAGGTATATTTTCTCGGGATATAAGTATCATTCATAAAAGCTGTAGATTTTAGAAAAAAGGAGTTTTTTATATTTGAAAATTCATTTTTATCTTTTCCAGCTATAATATCAGCACATGCTGTTAATGAAATCATGCCTATTACAAATAAAATAATTTTCCTTATCATACAAAGTACCTCCCTATTTTTTTTATCCCCTATATTGCTTTAGAAAATCTTTTTTCTTTTTTAGCTTTTGTATAAATATCAAATGTTACTGCAATATTTCTGATAAGTAATCTTCCTGCAGGAGTTACATCAATTCTGTCTGGATATATTCTTATAAGACCGTCTTTTTCAAGTTCTCTAAGTTCTTCCATCTCAGATGCAAAGTAAGTATCAAAATCAATCCCATATTTTTCCTCAATCTCCCCTTTGTAAAGCTGGAAGTGGGACATAAGCCTCATTATTACATCTCTACGAATAATATCATCCTGATTTAAAATAATTCCTCTTTCTAATGGAAGTTTTCCTTCATCTATCATTCCATAGTAGTCCTTAAGTTTTTTGTGGTTCTGAGCATAGGCATCATAAAGCATGCTGATAGATGTCGCCCCAAATCCTATAAGCTCAGCTTCTGCATGGGTTGTATATCCCTGAAAGTTTCTGTGGAGTGTTCTCTCCCTTTGAGCAACAGCAAGCTCGTCATCAGGTTTAGCAAAATGGTCCATACCGATAAACAGGTATCCTGCATTGGTCAGCTTCTCAATTGTCATTTTAAGGATATCTAACTTCTCCTGTGGCGGTGGAAGTGCTGCTTCATCTATCATTCTTTGAAGTCTTTTCAGCCATGGCACATGAGCATAATTAAAGTTTGCTATTCTGTCAGGATTGAGTTTTATAACTTTTTCAACAGTTTCTGAGAACGTCTCAAGTGTCTGATAAGGTAGTCCATATATAAGGTCTATATTTACACTTTCAAAACCAGCTTCCCTAATCCATGACATAACATTAAAAATCATTTCTTCTGGTTGAATTCTGTTTACAGCTTCCTGAACCTTTGGATTAAAATCCTGAATTCCAAAGCTAACCCTATTAAATCCTATTTCCCTTAACAAAAATATCCTATCCCTGCTTACATGCCGTGGGTCTATCTCTATGGAAATTTCCGCATTTTCATCAAAATCAAATCTTTTTTTGATTTCATTCATTAATTGAACTGTCTGGTCATCCTCCAGATAGTTAGGGGTTCCACCTCCCCAGTGAAGCTGGACAATCTTTCTGGATTTATCAAGGAGTGAGCCCATTATATCCATTTCTTTGTAAACATGCTCCAGATAAGGCTCAACAACTTCTTTTCTTCTGGTTATAATCACATTACAGCCACAAAAATGACAGGCAGATTCACAGAAAGGAATATGGAAATACAGAGAAAGGGGAGTTTTCCTTTCGTTAGACTGGATAACCTTTTCCCGCCATTCTTCTTCCGTTAATTCAGGAGAAAACTCCTGAGCAGTTGGATAGCTTGTATATCTTGGAGCAGGCTTTGCATATTTTAAGATTAGGTCTAAATCAAACTTAACATCTTGCGGGTGAAAATTCATCATTCTGACCTCAATATTTAATTATAGAAATTATACTATAATAAATATAAATAAATGATTTACAGTATCAACAATATTCATCAGTAATCAATTATTTTCTATACACTCAAGGATGCAATAATTTTGAAAAAAATACTCCCCCATATAGAGTTAGTAAGTATTAACTTACTTTTCTATGACAACAATCATATACAGATAATGATAATCAGTTCAAATTAGTTAGTGCTTACTAACACTATTAGGAGGGTTAGCAGCCATGGATTTGCTGACATTATCCCGTTTTCAGTTCGGGATGACAGCCTTTTATCATTTCCTTTTTGTTCCTCTTACTCTGGGACTTGCTGTTATGATTGCCATTCTCAAAACGCTCTACCTGAAAAACAAAAACAAGAAATACGACCAACTGGCAATGTTCCTTATGAAGCTGTTTGCTATCAATTTTGCTGTCGGAGTGGCAACAGGGCTTACCATGGAATTTGAGTTTGGAACAAACTGGTTCCAGTATTCAAAATTCGTAGGAGATATATTTGGTGCTCCCCTTGCACTGGAAGGATTGATGGCATTTTTCCTTGAATCAACATTTATCGGATTATTCCTGTTTGGTAAAGACAGGATTTCAGACAAAATGCATACATTTGCTGCATGGATGGTGGCACTTGGTAGCTCTCTTTCTGCCCTCTGGATTTTAATTGCAAACTCATGGATGCAAACCCCTGCCGGATACAAAATAGTAGAATCACCCCAGGGAATAAAAGCTGTTCTTGCTGATTTCTGGGAAGCTGTTGTAAATCACTCAACCCTTATCAGATTTCTCCACTGTGTTGATGCTGGATATATTGTTGGTGGATTTTTTGTAATGGGTGTTATGGCTTACTATCTACTTAAAAACAGACATGTGGAGCTGGCAAAGATAGGTCTTAAGTTTGCTCTGATATTTACAGCAATTGTTTCTATAGCTCAAATCATATTTGGCGATTTGCATGGTTATCAGGTTACCCAGTATCAGCCTTTAAAAATGGCTATGATGGAAGGTAAATGGCATACAGAAAAAGGAGCATCCCTTGATTTAATTGGAGTTGTTGATGATGAAAAACATGAAACAAAGGTAATTCTGAAAATACCTTATCTGCTCAGTATTCTTTCTTATCACGACCCTAATGCAGAGTTTAAAGGAATATTTGATTTAGTTAAGGAATACCAGGAAATAGCCAAAAAATCTCAGGAAAAAGTAAAAATATTGGAAGAAAAATTAGCACAGTTAAAAGCAACAAATGCCCCTAAAGAAGAAATAGAAAAAGTACAATCAGAGCTTGCCCTTGCAAAAGCAAATGCTAAAGCATACAACATAACCCTTAATGATTTACCATCTGTATCTATGGTGTTTACAACATTTCATATTATGGTTTATCTTGGTTTCTTCTTTGCAGCAGTTACCCTGTGGGGATTATTCCTGCTGAAAAGAGGAACAATTTACACCAACAAGGCTTTTCTATGGACAGTTCTGCTATCTATACCACTACCGTTTATAGCAACAAACTTTGGATGGATTGCTGCTGAAGTAGGAAGACAGCCATGGCTTGTTCAGGGAGTAATGCTCACAAAAGATGGTGTTTCTTTCCACCCAACAGGAAATGTTCTGTTCTCAGTAATATTCTTTATGGTGATATACACACTAATCTATATTGTTTTCCTATATGCAATGATTAAAGCAATTAAAAAAGGACCTCAGGAAGATAACACTCAGCCAACACCTCCATCAAAATCCCCTGCTACTGTAACAGCATTTTCTAAAACAAAAATGTAAGGAGGGATAAAAATGCCTGTGGAAATGTTTACAACACTTGAGGGAATATGGTTCCTGCTTGCAGGTGTGTTCCTTGTTGGGTATGCATTAACAGACGGATTTGACCTTGGAACAGGAATACTGACCATTTTTACCAAAAAGGATGAAAATAGACAAATCTTATACAATGCCGTTGCACCTGTATGGGATGGAAACGAAGTATGGCTTATAGCCGGTGGTGGAATGCTGTTTGCGGCATTCCCTGTTGTTTATGCTGCTTCTTTTAGCGGATTTTATCTTGCTATCTTGATTGTTCTATGGGCTTTAATTGGAAGGGCAATCGCCTTTGAATATAGAAACAAGAAGGACAGCCCTACATGGAAAAACATATGGGACTGGATTTACTGGATAGGCAATTTTGTTCCAGCATTACTTTTCGGTGTTGCTGTTGGAAATGCGGTTATCGGTGTTCCAATTGACCAGCAGGGAGTTTATCATGGCTCATTCTTTACTCTTCTTAGACCTGCACCACTACTTATGGGCGTGGTAGGAGTGTTTATGTTCCTTATGCACGGAATGGCTTATCTACTCAGAAAAACAGAAGGGGAAGTATTTAATCTTGCAAGAAAGTTTGCTTATATTAGCTTCTTTGGGTTTATTGGCTCACTTATAATCACAGATTTTCTGCTGGTTATTACTGCACCTTATCTTTATTCTAATTACTTCAAATATCCATTATTCTGGATAGCACCGGCTCTTATTGTTATCGGTCTGATACTGTATCTGAAATATCTTTCAGGTGGACAGTATAACAAAGTTATCTATGGTTCTACTCTGACAACAATCGGAACAGTTTTAACCATAGCCTTTGCATCTTACCCTGTGCTTATGAGGTCAACAATAAAACCTGAGTTTAACCTGACAATCTGGAACTCTGCCTCCTCCCATATAACACTTACAGTAATGCTTATATCAACCCTTATATTTATGCCTATTGTGATTTTCTATACTGTGTATGTTTACAGGGTATTCAAAGGAAAAGTATCAGCAGAAGGCGGATACCATTAAAAGCCTGCCTCCATCTTGCCCTCCATACTCCGCCTTTTTTCTCCAGAAGGGGCTTTTAGCCCCTTTTTTATTTTTCAGTGATAAAATAATATTTAATCCTATTTAGTTGGAGGAAGTAAATGGAATACGTCTATTTTGAAGGAAAAATCGTTCCTGAAGATGAAGCAAAA of Persephonella sp. IF05-L8 contains these proteins:
- the hemN gene encoding oxygen-independent coproporphyrinogen III oxidase yields the protein MNFHPQDVKFDLDLILKYAKPAPRYTSYPTAQEFSPELTEEEWREKVIQSNERKTPLSLYFHIPFCESACHFCGCNVIITRRKEVVEPYLEHVYKEMDIMGSLLDKSRKIVQLHWGGGTPNYLEDDQTVQLMNEIKKRFDFDENAEISIEIDPRHVSRDRIFLLREIGFNRVSFGIQDFNPKVQEAVNRIQPEEMIFNVMSWIREAGFESVNIDLIYGLPYQTLETFSETVEKVIKLNPDRIANFNYAHVPWLKRLQRMIDEAALPPPQEKLDILKMTIEKLTNAGYLFIGMDHFAKPDDELAVAQRERTLHRNFQGYTTHAEAELIGFGATSISMLYDAYAQNHKKLKDYYGMIDEGKLPLERGIILNQDDIIRRDVIMRLMSHFQLYKGEIEEKYGIDFDTYFASEMEELRELEKDGLIRIYPDRIDVTPAGRLLIRNIAVTFDIYTKAKKEKRFSKAI
- the uvrA gene encoding excinuclease ABC subunit UvrA, with product MDKIIIHGARQHNLKNIDLEIPKNKLIVITGPSGSGKSSLAFDTIYAEGQRRYVESLSAYARQFLGLMEKPDVDSIDGLSPAIAIDQKTTSKNPRSTVGTVTEIYDYLRLLFARVGKPHCPECNNLIASQSPEEIADQILKFPEGTKLQILAPIIRGKKGEHKDIFEKINRMGYPRVRVDGEIYMVEDVPKLEKNKKHTIEVVVDRIVLKEGIRTRLVDSIEQALRLGDGLVVVNNLSEGKDYLFSEKFACPEHGFSIAELSPRLFSFNSPYGACPECKGLGVIHKIDVDALVDYNRSVIEAFRITDSFYFKYIKGMIFDILYYHGINKYTKFKDLPEEVKEDLLLEIIPHLERKYLETDNEKQREELEKYIREVTCPVCHGARLRREALYVLINGKSIWDVVRMNIQQAYDFFTEFENSPMSQKDRIIAEKIIKEIKERLGFLLNVGLDYLTLERSATTLSGGEAQRIRLATQIGSKLSGVLYVLDEPSIGLHPRDTAKLINTLKELRDLDNTVIVVEHDPETIEEADIIIDMGPGSGVYGGEVVAMGTPEEIMENENSLTGKYLSGKLTIPVPEKRRTPAPEKKLVIRGASEHNLKNIDVEIPLGLFVAITGVSGSGKSTLIYDILWQAAKNRFHHRNEYVGKHKKIEGWEHIDKVINVDQSPIGRTPRSNPATYTKVFDNIRALFAATPEAKIRGYTPGRFSFNVKGGRCEACKGDGVVKIEMHFLPDVYVTCEVCQGKRYNKETLAVEYKGKNIADVLDMTVAEALEFFQNVPSIRNKLQVLYDVGLDYIKLGQPATTLSGGEAQRIKLTRELSKRDTGRTLYLLDEPTTGLHSHDVEKLIRVLNKLVEKGNTVVVIEHNLDVIKNADWIIDLGPEGGERGGQIVATGTPEQVANNPNSHTGRFLKKYLQERVRV
- a CDS encoding cytochrome ubiquinol oxidase subunit I, which codes for MDLLTLSRFQFGMTAFYHFLFVPLTLGLAVMIAILKTLYLKNKNKKYDQLAMFLMKLFAINFAVGVATGLTMEFEFGTNWFQYSKFVGDIFGAPLALEGLMAFFLESTFIGLFLFGKDRISDKMHTFAAWMVALGSSLSALWILIANSWMQTPAGYKIVESPQGIKAVLADFWEAVVNHSTLIRFLHCVDAGYIVGGFFVMGVMAYYLLKNRHVELAKIGLKFALIFTAIVSIAQIIFGDLHGYQVTQYQPLKMAMMEGKWHTEKGASLDLIGVVDDEKHETKVILKIPYLLSILSYHDPNAEFKGIFDLVKEYQEIAKKSQEKVKILEEKLAQLKATNAPKEEIEKVQSELALAKANAKAYNITLNDLPSVSMVFTTFHIMVYLGFFFAAVTLWGLFLLKRGTIYTNKAFLWTVLLSIPLPFIATNFGWIAAEVGRQPWLVQGVMLTKDGVSFHPTGNVLFSVIFFMVIYTLIYIVFLYAMIKAIKKGPQEDNTQPTPPSKSPATVTAFSKTKM
- the cydB gene encoding cytochrome d ubiquinol oxidase subunit II, whose product is MPVEMFTTLEGIWFLLAGVFLVGYALTDGFDLGTGILTIFTKKDENRQILYNAVAPVWDGNEVWLIAGGGMLFAAFPVVYAASFSGFYLAILIVLWALIGRAIAFEYRNKKDSPTWKNIWDWIYWIGNFVPALLFGVAVGNAVIGVPIDQQGVYHGSFFTLLRPAPLLMGVVGVFMFLMHGMAYLLRKTEGEVFNLARKFAYISFFGFIGSLIITDFLLVITAPYLYSNYFKYPLFWIAPALIVIGLILYLKYLSGGQYNKVIYGSTLTTIGTVLTIAFASYPVLMRSTIKPEFNLTIWNSASSHITLTVMLISTLIFMPIVIFYTVYVYRVFKGKVSAEGGYH
- the upp gene encoding uracil phosphoribosyltransferase, translating into MKNVIEVNHPILKNLITKLRDNNTKPYNFREFISEIARILLFEALKNEPLVEKEVDIWIGKGRFPALQEEKYVFIPILRAGLPMLDGVLKVIPEAVSGFLAIKRNEETLESVLYYDRVPQLNGKIAIILDPMVATGGSLDYAISVIKEKNPEKIISLNIIGAPEGLQKVSQNHPDITIYIAQIDERLNDKGYIIPGLGDAGDRAYNT
- the mazG gene encoding nucleoside triphosphate pyrophosphohydrolase, whose product is MECREEGKNFQKLVDIMARLRKECPWDKEQTSQSIKNNLIEEAYELFEAIEKDDTDAMIEELGDLLLQVVFHAQIKKDEGKFDINDVINSLIDKLIRRHPHVFGDQKYEELEGEDHLKKWEMIKQKEKKRKSILEGIPSRMPALMRAVKVQKRMSKVGFDWQNPQEVMEKVEEELNELKEAKNPEEIKHELGDLLLTITNLARAYGIDPEEALHEATDRSIRRFNYIEKKAKEKNIDLKEMPLNDMEYYWQEAKSKGL
- a CDS encoding bacterioferritin, whose amino-acid sequence is MNREKSVELLNKAIAEELTAIHQYMYFHFVLDDLGYDLLAAIFKKTAIDEMLHTERFAERILFLGGEIEMKPAKDIEHIRDPEEMLKWAMNAEEEAVDMYNEFAVEASNNRDAGTKQIFEAVIMDEERHYDTFNTEYENLKKFGLEYLSQQAMERSKRIGSQGKEG
- a CDS encoding YbhB/YbcL family Raf kinase inhibitor-like protein, which gives rise to MIRKIILFVIGMISLTACADIIAGKDKNEFSNIKNSFFLKSTAFMNDTYIPRKYTCDGDDISPGLYWGDFPPGTQSFVIIMEDPDAPFGVFVHWIVYDIPYYMTNLPENLPKLPVVNGIIKQGINDFGKIGYNGPCPPRGMPHRYFIRIYAIDIPTLGLPPGATKEDVRYAMEGHILSQTYLLGVYGR